ACAAAAACCCCTTTGGCTTTTCTGCCCAAAGGGGTTTTTATGCTAGTGGTGATACCCTAAACCAAGTGATAATTGGGAAACGGTTCGTAATACTTTCTGCTGAAAATCATTCATATGAGGAAGCATACGTTCAGATGGACCGATTAGACTGATGGAAGCGATGGCTTGTCCGGTTGCATCAAAAATAGGGGCAGCAATAGCCGTCACACCAACATTGCGCAGATTGGAGCTAACTTCATAGCCGTTTCTCCTAATCGTTGTCAGACGCTGTTTCATTTCCTCAGTAGAAGTAAGGGATTGAGGTGTGTATGCTTTTAGCCCAGATGCAAGAACTTCATCAATAAAAGTCTCGGATTGATAAGCAAGCAAACACCGAGCACTACTTGTCGCATATAAAGGAAACCGCCGATAGGCATCAACGGTAAAGCGAATAGGATATTCAGAGTCGATTTTGTCCACATAAATAGCATCTTTACCATCCATAATACAAAGACATACCAATTCTTTGGTCTCGCCTGCCAGTTCTACAAGATGGGGTTTTGTATATTCTACGGTATTGTGATCACGTAATACCTTTGAACCTAATTCAAGTAAGGTATAACCAAGCGCATATTGCTTGGTTTTTTGGTTTTGGCGAATAAAGCCCTCGCTCTCAAGTGTGGTTAGTAATTTATGTGCGGCGCTTTTGGACATCGCCAGTTTTTTACTTATTTCTGTTACACCCAATTCTCTAGGAGAATCTAAAAAGAGTTGCATAAGATGACAGCTTTTTTTAACGGAAGATAAGAAGTTGTCCATCCGATTATTCCTTTCCTATGAAAAGTCATACACGATTGACTGATATTCCAAAAAATAGGGGAAAAGCCCTGATGTAACGGTATTGTATCATGGACACATAATTTTCACAAATAATTGATTTTTGAAAATATTCATGCTAAAATTCACATATCGTTCCTATATGGATAACAGAGTTCACTATAAAAGAACAATAAAAGAGAGTATGGGGTGCTTATGATGAAGAAACAAGCGTGGTCAGTTTTATCGGTTATTGCACTTTCGGCAATATTGGTGGCAGGCTGTGGAAGCTCAGCACAACCAGCGGGAAGCAATGAGGCAAAATCTCAATTCGAAGACAAGCTCGTTATTGCTGGAAATGGCGCTACCGTAGAAAAATTGATGAAAGACGAGATTTTTAAAAAATTTAATGAAAAACATCCGAATGTAAAGCTCTCCTATGTATCAGGTGTTTCTACGGAAATTGTAGCCAAGATAAAGGCACAGAAAAACTCTCCACAAATAGACGTAGCCATCATAGAGGGCGGTGAGCAAGAAAAAGGCCGTACAGAAGGATTATGGCAACCGATTACAGCAACAGATATCCCCAATGCGGCTAACGTAGCTGATGACTTAAAAGTGTTAGAAAATTCAGGAGTTACGGTTAATTTCACACCTATGGGCATCTCCTATAATACTGACCTCATTAAGGAAAAGGGGTTACCTGTGCCAGAATCCTGGAATGATCTAGCTCGTCCTGAAATGAAAGGAAATTTGATTTTAACTGATATTACTAGCAACTTCGGGCGTAGTGCGTTAATCATGCTTGCGTATGCCAATGGTGGTTCGGAAAAAGAAATGGAGGAGGGCTTCAAAAAGCTAGAGATGATTGCCGGATATATGCCTACATTTGCAAAGTCTGCTGCACAGCTCCAACAGAATTTGCAAAGTAAGACCTCTGCCTACACAGCGTGGACAATGGCGCGGAGCATTACACAAAAAAAAGCAGGATTACCACTTGAATTCGTCTTTCCCAAAGAAGGGGCTAATATAGTACCAAACGTAGCGGTTATGGTTAAAGGGGCAAAGCATCCTGAGGTAGCTAAGGAATTTATGAATTTCTTACTAACAGATGAGGTGCAGAGCATGTATGCTTCAAAATTATATTACAATCCTGCTACCAAAGTGGACTTGCCGGATGATGTAGCAAAACAGCTTGATTTTGATCGGACCAAAGTTGTGAACTTTGATTATGCCGTTTTAGGAAGTAAGACGGGAGAGTGGATTAATCATTTCAACAAGGAAATTGCGCCCAAAGTAGGAAAGTAGGTGTCCATATTGACAAGAGTGCCGGATGTAGAGTTGATAAATATTCAGAAAAGGTTCCAAAATCAGATTATTGTTGATGACTTCCAGCTTCAAATTGAGCAAGGCGAGTTCATTTCCTTGCTAGGTCCTTCTGGTTGTGGCAAAACAACAACGTTAAATATGATTGCCGGTTTTTTAGATCCTGACCAGGGGGATTTGCTCATTAAAGGCAAGAGGATGAATGGAGTTCCCCCCTATAAGAGAGAATTGGGTATGGTATTTCAAACCTATTCCTTATTCCCGCACATGACGGTAGGGGAGAACATTGGCTATGGGTTAAAATTACGCAAAATATCTAAAGCGGAACAGAAGGAGCGAATCCAAAAGGTCCTAGAGCTGGTAAAGCTACCACATGTAGCAGATCGATATCCCAAGCAGCTTTCAGGCGGACAGCGTCAACGTATTGCCATTGCCAGAGCATTAGTTGTAGAGCCGTCATTGTTACTTCTTGACGAGCCATTAAGCAACCTAGATGCGAAATTACGTGAAGAATTACGTGATGAGTTGAAACGGCTACATCAGGAAATTGGAGTTACGACCATTTTTGTTACGCATGATCAGGAAGAAGCTTTATCCCTATCTGATCGAATAGTAGTCATGAATTATGGACGTGTAGAGCAAATCGGTCGACCTCACGAAATTTATCATCATCCAGCAACAGAATTTGTTCATACGTTTATTGGCAAGTCAAATCGAATACCTGGTCGTATTACCGCTATAAACGGTCAGATCATGACGATTAAAACAGATGGAGATTGGGAGATACAAGCTGTTGTGACTAACAAAAATCTACAGATAGATCAGCGAGTGATAGCCTATGTCCGTCCAGAGAAAATCAAACTATTTTCGTTACATGATCGATCAAGCGATAGATCCTCCATGGATAATAAAGTATACGGACAACTGACGTTTTCCTCATTCCTTGGTGCCTATACGGAATGTAGGGTGCAGATTGGAGGAGCTCAGCTTGATGTACGCGTACAAGAATCGAGTGTGCTTACAGAAATGAAGCAGGAAGCAACGATCATTTGTCAATGGGAAAAGGAAGATGTTTTTGTAATGGCGGAGAGGAGGGAGTAAAGATGTCAAAACGACTCGGCTATCTGTTATTACTTTTACCGGCCATGATTATTTTACTTGGTGTCTTTCTTATCCCTATGCTTTTCATTCTTCTTTTAAGTTTGGAAGGAGCAGAGGGGCAGTTTAGTTGGTCCAATTATCTCATGTTTTTTCAGGATACCTATTATCTAGAGATACTAGGACGAACAATCTCTCTAAGCTTATACACCGTTGCCTGCACATTACTACTAGCCTATCCTGTAGCGATGTTTATGGCCCGTACACAGGGAAAGCTGCGTGGGCTCGTCACGATGTTAATTTTGTGTCCACATCTTATAAGTGTTGTGATACGAAATTTCGGCTGGGTAGTCATTTTGGGAGATACAGGCTGGCTGAATACCATGCTACTAAAAGTAGGGATTATTGAAACGCCACTCCGCTTGTTATACAACGAATTAGGTATTGTTATAGGCTTAACGGATGCGTTTATTGCTTATATGGTATTGGCAATTGCGACTAGTCTTTATACCATTGATGCTTCCTTGTATAAAGCGGCTTCTATCTTAGGAGCAACACGCCTTCAATCTTTTTTTCACATAACCTTACCTCTGAGCATGCCTGGTGTGTTTGCCGGCATTACACTGGTTTTTAGTTTGTCGATGAGTGCCTATGTTACACCAGCCCTAATGGGAGGAACGTCGGTTAAGGTTATTCCTGTACTAGCCTTTGAACAAATCATGTCGACCCTTAACTGGCCATTGGGAGCAGCTCTCGCTATCTTATTGCTTTCAAGTACGGTTGTGCTGGTCACTTTGTTTAGTCGATTAGTAGAAACAAAACGGTATAAAGAGGTGTTTACATCATGAGACAAGGTAAATTTTCTTGGCTAGGTGTTATCACCGTTGCCATTTTGATTTTTGTAAATGCGCCTTTTTTGATTATTGTTCCAAGCTCATTTACTGCTGCTGGATACCTATCGTTTCCCCCAGAAGGGTTTTCCTTGGATTGGTATAAGCAAATCCTTGATCGGCCTGAGTTTATAGAAGCCTTCTGGTTTAGCCTCCAGTTAGCAGCTATCACGGCCATCCTTTCGACCTTGATTGGAACAATGGCTGCCATCGCAATCTCTAAGTATCAATTTAAGGGTAAAAATTTTATTAGTGGCTTGCTCTTATCACCTTTAACCGTGCCATCACTGATTATTGGTATCGCGGCGCTGTTGTTCTTTACCCGTCTTGGGCTTGGGGGAACATTCTTGGGCTTGCTACTAGCACACATATTAATTTCAATTCCTTATGTCGTACGACTTGTTTTGACGGGGTTAACTACCTTTGATTACACCTTAGAAAAGGCGGCATATATGCTAGGGGCAAGACCGGTACATGTGTTTTGGGATATTACATTACCGATGTTGCGTCCAGCGATCTTGTCAGGATTTATTTTTTCGTTCCTGACTTCCTTTGATAATGTGACAGTATCCTTATTCCTCGTTGCTCCAGATACAACAACGTTACCGCTCGCCATTTTTACCTACATGCAGGAATCACTTGATCCAATGGTGGCTTCTATATCATCGGTTGTTATTCTGATTAGCTTATTTTTTATCTTTTTATTGGAAAAGGTATATGGTTTAGATCGATTATTTGGACTAAACGCACAACAACATTAATGGAGATGTCATCTACCTATGGCCCTATATACTTATTTGCAAGAACAACTGCCTAGCTTTATGCAACACTTAGAAGAGAGTGTCAATATTGATTCTCCTTCTAAACATAAATCACAGAGCGAAAAAATGATTGCTTGGTATATAAAAGTCATGCATAAATTAACGGGCGGAAGGGTTCACCGTTATACGAACCCCACCTATGGCGACCAATTGCGCTGGGAGGTAGGGACAGGAAGGAAAAGAATCTTATTAGTCGGTCATTATGATACAGTATGGCCACTACAGGAGAGTATAAAGCGACCATTTCGTTGCCAGGATGGAAAGGCATACGGACCCGGAGTCTATGATATGAAAGCAGGGATTCTTCAAGCTATTTTTGCCATTCAAGCTCTGAGTAGATTTAATCGCCTTCCAAAGGATAAGACGATTGTGCTTCTTCTTACAGGAGATGAGGAAATCGGTAGCCCGACTTCTCGATTGATTTTGGAAGAGGAGGCGAAAAAAGCAGAGGTAGCGTTCATATTAGAACCGCCGGTAGCTCCTCATGGGGCATTAAAGACGTGGCGCAAGGGTAGCTCGCAGTACACGATTCAGGTATCAGGGGTTTCGGCTCATGCTGGAGTTGATCACGATAAAGGAATTTCAGCTATTCAAGAAATAACCTATCATATTCAACATTTGCACTCGCTGACCAATTATGCAAATGGAACAACGGTTAATGTGGGGACAATTACAGGCGGGGTAGGGCGAAATGTAGTAGCCGATTATGCTGAAGCCGAAGTAGATGTGCGAGTGCAATCTCAAGAAGAGGCGGAACGAATTCACCAGCTCATGATGTCTTTACAGCCAGTTCTTCCTGGAACAAAGCTAGTTGTGAAGGGAGGTATCAATCGTCCGCCGATGGAAAAGACGGAGAAAAGCTATGCACTTTTTGCGTTAGCGAAGTATATTTGTGAACAGGAGTTCTCCTGCTCCTTAACAGAAGAGGGAACAGGTGGTGTTAGCGATGGTAACTTTGTCGCCGCTTGCGGGGTTCCCACGTTAGATGGATTAGGGGCAAGTGGCGATTATGCCCATTCCCCACGTGAGTTCATCTGGGTAAAAGATATTCCAAAAAGAACGACACTATTAGCTCGTTTGTTAGAAGAATGTTAAAAAGGATAGATAAGACTCTCTTGATCCAAACCTAGGCCAGGATTGCTTTTATGGATAAATGGGTGGGGCAGGTTAGAGAGTCTTTCCTTTACATGTTACGATGCAAGGTCAAAAATGTATGCGTTATGTTACATATGTAAGATAATTCTGTCAGCTGAACATAAAAAAATATAAAATAAATAAATTATAATAATGAAAGACAAAGAATGGGATATTTCAAACAAGAGACAAAATGAAAGCGTTATCATCGCTTTATAACCAAGACTATTTTGATTTAAAACGAAAAGTTTATGAAAATTGACCGGTTAGTTCAGTTTGTAGCATACATTTGTAGGAAATTCATGCTAGTTCTATTCACTTTGTTTATAATATTTTATGTTTGTAGGGGCTGTAATTCGTTGACACCGTAATAAATTCGTAATATTTTTATATGTAACAGACAGTTTGTTTCGTTATTTTGCGAAATTCGTAATGAAATGGAAAAGTACGAAAGTGAATTCGTAGAGTAGATGAGATCAAACAGAAATAAGAGTAAAATGGAGTGGTAAGATTGAGGAAAATCGACCATGTGGATAGGCAAATCTTGCAGATCCTCCAAGAAGATGGCCGAACTCCTTATACAGAGATTGCTCACCAATTAAAAGTGAGTGAAGGCACGATTCGCTCGAGGATATCTCGTCTATTACATGATGGAGTTTTTCAATTCGTCATTCGCACCGATCCGGAAAAGCTAGGGCTTAATGTGTTGGCGTTTATCGGTCTAACCACGAAATTGGGCAAACAGAAACAAGTAGCTGCGGAGTTAACGGAACTACCTCAGGTTACATTTGTAGGGGCTTTTAGTGGTAAGCACGATTTAATCATACAAGCCTGTTTTTACAGTAATGACGAGCTGATTATCTTCGTTAATGAGCAACTCTCGCGAATCGATGGCATACTCGCTGCCGATGTCTCTTTGGAGCTAAAGCAGTATAAAGAATCTTTTTCGTATGTACGTGAAGAGGATATTACGACATCAGAAGGGGGTTAAACAAGCCGGCTTTAGAACCTTATCTCCCGATGCTAGATTTTTCAGAAAAAACATACAATGAGAGCATTGTACTATGAATCATGCATCTATCAGGTATAGATAGGGCATGGTTTAGTGAACTATTTGCCCTCTGTTTTGATGTATGACCAACCTTCTGAATTGCACTGATTAGAAAGACATTATACAGACTCTTGGTTTTTATCTAGAATATTCAGAATGAATAACCTATTTGGTTTACTTTACCTAAGTAGTACAATAACGCATAAGATTTAGGGAAAGAAACAATTGGTTCATTTCATGTGAATAGATAACTAAGATTGGATAATAGCTTTCATGCAGACATGGACAGACAGCGTATGCTCGAAAACTGTCGAATATTGTAAAATGCTTGCTTGAAAAATGATGATCGCTTGTACAGTAGCACAATCATATATTCACATATGGTCATCTAAGATGCACCAAGGTGGATTGTGTAGAGATAGTAGAAATCTTTTTAAGGGGGAATGAGGTTTGCTCCGTTACCTTGGTAAACGTATTATTTTTATGTTTGTTTCTTTGTTTTTAATTGTTACCGCGACTTTTTTCCTGATGCATTCAATTCCGGGTGGACCATTCACCGGTGAACGTAATGTACCACCAGAAATTCAAAAAGCGCTGGAAGCAAAGTACAATCTGGACTTACCGATTAGTCAGCAGTACCTGTTGTACTTGAAAGGGATTGCTACTTGGGATTTGGGTCCATCCTTTACTGAGAAATCATCAACGGTTAATGATATGATCAATCGTGGATTTCCTGTATCAGCACATTTAGGTCTACAGGCTTTATTAGTCGCTATTTTTGGCGGAATTTCCTTGGGTGTAATTGCAGCTCTCTATCATAATAAATGGCAGGATTATAGTGCCATGCTGATTGCTGTGCTTGGACTTTCGGTACCTAGCTTTATCCTTGCAAGTTTTTATCAATATTTCTTCTCGATTGAGCTTGGATGGTTCCCGATTGCAAAATGGGAAACTTGGAAGCATACTGTTTTACCAACATTCGCGTTGGCAGCAAGTCCACTAGCCTTTATCGCGCGTCTGACTCGTTCTAATATGATTGAAATTATGGGACAAGATTATATTAAAACAGCTAAATCTAAAGGATTAAGTACTTTCGTTATCACAGTAAAACATGCGATCCGAAATGCACTTTTACCTGTTATTACTTACTTAGGACCTTTGTCTGCTAGCATTTTGACTGGGGCTTTCGTAGTTGAAAGAATTTTTGGTATTCCTGGTCTTGGTAGAGAATTTGTTATATCCATTACGAATCGTGATTATACGGTTATCATGGGTACAACCGTCTTCTATGCGATGATACTTGTAGTCATGGTTTTGATTGTGGATATTGCCTATACATT
The nucleotide sequence above comes from Brevibacillus laterosporus LMG 15441. Encoded proteins:
- a CDS encoding IclR family transcriptional regulator, with protein sequence MDNFLSSVKKSCHLMQLFLDSPRELGVTEISKKLAMSKSAAHKLLTTLESEGFIRQNQKTKQYALGYTLLELGSKVLRDHNTVEYTKPHLVELAGETKELVCLCIMDGKDAIYVDKIDSEYPIRFTVDAYRRFPLYATSSARCLLAYQSETFIDEVLASGLKAYTPQSLTSTEEMKQRLTTIRRNGYEVSSNLRNVGVTAIAAPIFDATGQAIASISLIGPSERMLPHMNDFQQKVLRTVSQLSLGLGYHH
- a CDS encoding ABC transporter substrate-binding protein, which codes for MKKQAWSVLSVIALSAILVAGCGSSAQPAGSNEAKSQFEDKLVIAGNGATVEKLMKDEIFKKFNEKHPNVKLSYVSGVSTEIVAKIKAQKNSPQIDVAIIEGGEQEKGRTEGLWQPITATDIPNAANVADDLKVLENSGVTVNFTPMGISYNTDLIKEKGLPVPESWNDLARPEMKGNLILTDITSNFGRSALIMLAYANGGSEKEMEEGFKKLEMIAGYMPTFAKSAAQLQQNLQSKTSAYTAWTMARSITQKKAGLPLEFVFPKEGANIVPNVAVMVKGAKHPEVAKEFMNFLLTDEVQSMYASKLYYNPATKVDLPDDVAKQLDFDRTKVVNFDYAVLGSKTGEWINHFNKEIAPKVGK
- a CDS encoding ABC transporter ATP-binding protein → MTRVPDVELINIQKRFQNQIIVDDFQLQIEQGEFISLLGPSGCGKTTTLNMIAGFLDPDQGDLLIKGKRMNGVPPYKRELGMVFQTYSLFPHMTVGENIGYGLKLRKISKAEQKERIQKVLELVKLPHVADRYPKQLSGGQRQRIAIARALVVEPSLLLLDEPLSNLDAKLREELRDELKRLHQEIGVTTIFVTHDQEEALSLSDRIVVMNYGRVEQIGRPHEIYHHPATEFVHTFIGKSNRIPGRITAINGQIMTIKTDGDWEIQAVVTNKNLQIDQRVIAYVRPEKIKLFSLHDRSSDRSSMDNKVYGQLTFSSFLGAYTECRVQIGGAQLDVRVQESSVLTEMKQEATIICQWEKEDVFVMAERRE
- a CDS encoding ABC transporter permease: MSKRLGYLLLLLPAMIILLGVFLIPMLFILLLSLEGAEGQFSWSNYLMFFQDTYYLEILGRTISLSLYTVACTLLLAYPVAMFMARTQGKLRGLVTMLILCPHLISVVIRNFGWVVILGDTGWLNTMLLKVGIIETPLRLLYNELGIVIGLTDAFIAYMVLAIATSLYTIDASLYKAASILGATRLQSFFHITLPLSMPGVFAGITLVFSLSMSAYVTPALMGGTSVKVIPVLAFEQIMSTLNWPLGAALAILLLSSTVVLVTLFSRLVETKRYKEVFTS
- a CDS encoding ABC transporter permease; translated protein: MRQGKFSWLGVITVAILIFVNAPFLIIVPSSFTAAGYLSFPPEGFSLDWYKQILDRPEFIEAFWFSLQLAAITAILSTLIGTMAAIAISKYQFKGKNFISGLLLSPLTVPSLIIGIAALLFFTRLGLGGTFLGLLLAHILISIPYVVRLVLTGLTTFDYTLEKAAYMLGARPVHVFWDITLPMLRPAILSGFIFSFLTSFDNVTVSLFLVAPDTTTLPLAIFTYMQESLDPMVASISSVVILISLFFIFLLEKVYGLDRLFGLNAQQH
- a CDS encoding M20 family metallopeptidase, which translates into the protein MALYTYLQEQLPSFMQHLEESVNIDSPSKHKSQSEKMIAWYIKVMHKLTGGRVHRYTNPTYGDQLRWEVGTGRKRILLVGHYDTVWPLQESIKRPFRCQDGKAYGPGVYDMKAGILQAIFAIQALSRFNRLPKDKTIVLLLTGDEEIGSPTSRLILEEEAKKAEVAFILEPPVAPHGALKTWRKGSSQYTIQVSGVSAHAGVDHDKGISAIQEITYHIQHLHSLTNYANGTTVNVGTITGGVGRNVVADYAEAEVDVRVQSQEEAERIHQLMMSLQPVLPGTKLVVKGGINRPPMEKTEKSYALFALAKYICEQEFSCSLTEEGTGGVSDGNFVAACGVPTLDGLGASGDYAHSPREFIWVKDIPKRTTLLARLLEEC
- a CDS encoding Lrp/AsnC family transcriptional regulator — encoded protein: MRKIDHVDRQILQILQEDGRTPYTEIAHQLKVSEGTIRSRISRLLHDGVFQFVIRTDPEKLGLNVLAFIGLTTKLGKQKQVAAELTELPQVTFVGAFSGKHDLIIQACFYSNDELIIFVNEQLSRIDGILAADVSLELKQYKESFSYVREEDITTSEGG
- a CDS encoding ABC transporter permease, with product MLRYLGKRIIFMFVSLFLIVTATFFLMHSIPGGPFTGERNVPPEIQKALEAKYNLDLPISQQYLLYLKGIATWDLGPSFTEKSSTVNDMINRGFPVSAHLGLQALLVAIFGGISLGVIAALYHNKWQDYSAMLIAVLGLSVPSFILASFYQYFFSIELGWFPIAKWETWKHTVLPTFALAASPLAFIARLTRSNMIEIMGQDYIKTAKSKGLSTFVITVKHAIRNALLPVITYLGPLSASILTGAFVVERIFGIPGLGREFVISITNRDYTVIMGTTVFYAMILVVMVLIVDIAYTLIDPRIKLGDVGRE